From Acidobacteriota bacterium, the proteins below share one genomic window:
- a CDS encoding sigma 54-interacting transcriptional regulator, producing the protein MMQILAAEAAIALENARLYDEMRQEVERRSAAESSLREAMIELEGLKNRLEAENVYLQEEIRSQHNFEEIVGNSPALLDALRRVEKVAATDSTVLITGETGVGKELFARAVHSRSARRERALVKVNCGAIAAGLVESELFGHVKGAFTGALSGRTGRFELAHGGTIFLDEVGDLPPETQVKLLRVLQEMEFEPVGSSRTVKINVRVIAATNRNLDHAVKEGKFRQDLLYRLNVFPVAVPPLRDRRDDIPLLAGFFVGRLGKKLGKTLSGFSRRSMDRLMSYRWPGNVREMQNVIERAAVLAQGPVLELEPDLAAETEAEPMVAAGGATLANREREHILAVLRSTRGVVQGPQGAANILGLNPNTLRSRMKKLGIKPGSHEIS; encoded by the coding sequence ATGATGCAGATCCTCGCCGCCGAGGCGGCCATCGCCCTCGAGAACGCCCGGCTGTACGACGAGATGCGGCAGGAAGTCGAGAGGCGGAGCGCCGCCGAGTCGTCCCTCCGCGAGGCGATGATCGAGCTCGAGGGGCTCAAGAACCGGCTGGAAGCCGAGAACGTCTATCTCCAGGAGGAGATCCGCTCGCAGCACAACTTCGAGGAGATCGTCGGCAACAGCCCGGCGCTGCTCGACGCCCTGCGGCGCGTCGAGAAAGTCGCGGCGACCGACTCGACCGTCCTCATCACCGGCGAGACCGGCGTGGGGAAGGAGCTCTTCGCGCGCGCAGTCCACAGTCGCAGCGCGCGGCGCGAGCGCGCCCTCGTGAAGGTGAACTGCGGGGCGATCGCCGCGGGGCTCGTCGAGAGCGAGCTGTTCGGCCACGTCAAGGGGGCCTTCACCGGAGCGCTCTCGGGGCGCACGGGGCGGTTCGAGCTCGCGCACGGCGGGACGATTTTTCTCGACGAGGTCGGAGATCTCCCGCCCGAGACGCAGGTGAAACTGCTGCGCGTCCTCCAGGAGATGGAGTTCGAGCCGGTGGGGAGCAGCCGGACCGTGAAGATCAACGTCCGCGTGATCGCGGCGACCAACAGGAACCTCGATCACGCGGTCAAGGAGGGGAAGTTCCGCCAGGATCTCCTGTACCGGCTCAACGTCTTCCCCGTCGCCGTGCCGCCGCTGCGCGACCGGCGCGACGACATCCCGCTTCTCGCCGGCTTCTTCGTCGGCCGGCTCGGGAAGAAACTCGGGAAGACTCTCTCGGGGTTCAGTCGGCGGAGCATGGATCGCCTGATGAGCTACCGCTGGCCCGGGAACGTCCGCGAGATGCAGAACGTCATCGAGCGCGCGGCCGTCCTCGCGCAGGGGCCGGTTCTCGAGCTCGAACCCGATCTGGCCGCGGAGACCGAGGCGGAGCCGATGGTCGCGGCCGGGGGCGCCACGCTCGCCAACCGGGAGCGCGAGCACATCCTCGCGGTCCTCCGGAGCACGCGAGGGGTCGTGCAGGGACCTCAGGGGGCGGCCAACATCCTCGGCCTCAATCCCAACACCCTCCGCAGCCGCATGAAGAAGCTCGGCATCAAGCCGGGCAGTCACGAAATATCGTAG
- a CDS encoding STAS domain-containing protein yields MLRITRTSGNGGAEHLTLEGRLAGEWVPELRAAAEPLLARSGKLVVDLTGVAFVDPTGVGLLQDLVAAGAALHGASAFVAELLGGPRR; encoded by the coding sequence ATGCTGAGGATCACGAGGACGTCAGGGAATGGGGGGGCCGAGCACCTCACCCTGGAGGGGCGGCTGGCCGGCGAGTGGGTTCCCGAGCTTCGCGCCGCCGCCGAACCGCTTCTCGCGCGCTCCGGCAAGCTCGTCGTCGATCTCACGGGGGTGGCCTTCGTCGATCCGACGGGCGTCGGCCTCCTCCAGGACCTGGTCGCGGCGGGGGCGGCGCTTCACGGCGCGTCGGCTTTCGTCGCCGAGCTTTTGGGAGGGCCCCGCCGATGA
- a CDS encoding sigma-70 family RNA polymerase sigma factor, whose amino-acid sequence MSRTLPWQDTVASLEPAEAAEDRDLLARLRAGDEAAFELLVRAHSGRLLCVARRYFRNDDDARDAVQDALISAFKSVRSFKGDSRLSTWLHRITVNASLMKLRTASRHPEASLEELLPQFAEDGHHAGPVSSWPSSAEDVVFQAESRAAVRAAIDRLPESARTVLMLRDIEEMDTEEVARMLGITANAVKIRLHRARQALRTLLEPIVMGR is encoded by the coding sequence ATGTCTCGCACGCTTCCCTGGCAGGATACGGTCGCTTCGCTCGAGCCGGCCGAGGCGGCGGAGGATCGGGATCTTCTGGCGCGGCTTCGCGCCGGGGACGAGGCGGCTTTCGAGCTTCTCGTCCGGGCTCACTCGGGCCGCTTGCTCTGTGTGGCGCGGCGGTACTTCCGGAACGACGACGACGCTCGGGACGCGGTGCAGGATGCTTTGATCTCCGCGTTCAAGTCGGTCCGGTCGTTCAAGGGGGATTCACGCCTTTCGACGTGGCTCCACCGGATTACCGTCAACGCTTCCCTGATGAAGCTTCGGACCGCTTCGCGGCATCCGGAGGCGTCTCTCGAGGAATTGCTGCCGCAGTTCGCGGAGGATGGGCATCATGCGGGGCCGGTGTCTTCGTGGCCCTCTTCTGCGGAAGACGTCGTCTTTCAGGCGGAGTCGCGGGCGGCGGTGCGGGCGGCGATCGATCGGCTGCCGGAGTCGGCGCGGACGGTGCTGATGCTTCGGGACATCGAGGAGATGGATACGGAGGAGGTTGCGCGGATGCTGGGGATCACGGCGAACGCCGTCAAGATCCGGCTGCATCGGGCGCGGCAGGCGTTGCGGACGCTGCTGGAGCCGATCGTGATGGGGAGGTAG